A window of the Thalassospira indica genome harbors these coding sequences:
- a CDS encoding substrate-binding periplasmic protein — MMSIRIAFLAVLLATVVGSVSVRAQSGKSGPVSDADGQRDCSRLVASGNPDYPPYLWVAKDGQTLQGAAADFIKRAGELAGIEVDVVYSGNWGRVQQHMRDGTIDLIAGAFLTLPRLEYMDYFYPAFQGTRTVIWTHDNLDLRYSQWSDLVGIDGLTVINNSFGQAFDTYARHNLTISEVPSLEQGLQMLSLGRAEYLIYEEFPGKAVAAHENITNIRSYDTPVSTENLYLTMSHKSECNTGELRGRLSRAVFDLVSRNVMTEMLEASIQEWGDQTN, encoded by the coding sequence ATGATGAGCATCAGAATTGCATTTCTGGCCGTGCTTTTGGCGACCGTTGTTGGCTCGGTATCTGTGCGTGCACAGTCGGGCAAAAGCGGACCTGTTTCCGATGCCGACGGGCAGCGCGATTGTTCGCGTCTGGTTGCGTCGGGCAATCCGGATTACCCACCCTATCTCTGGGTGGCCAAGGATGGCCAGACCCTGCAAGGTGCTGCTGCCGACTTTATCAAACGGGCCGGTGAACTGGCCGGTATTGAAGTCGATGTCGTCTATTCGGGCAACTGGGGCCGGGTGCAGCAACATATGCGCGACGGAACGATCGATCTGATCGCCGGTGCCTTCCTGACCCTGCCGCGTCTCGAATATATGGATTACTTCTATCCGGCCTTTCAGGGCACCCGCACCGTGATCTGGACGCATGACAATCTTGATCTGCGCTACAGCCAGTGGTCCGATCTGGTCGGGATTGATGGCCTGACCGTGATCAATAACAGTTTCGGGCAGGCGTTTGACACCTATGCCCGTCACAATCTAACCATCAGCGAAGTGCCAAGCCTCGAACAGGGCTTGCAGATGCTTTCGCTTGGTCGGGCGGAATACCTGATTTACGAAGAATTCCCCGGCAAGGCCGTGGCCGCCCATGAAAACATCACCAATATCCGCAGTTACGACACCCCGGTCAGCACCGAAAACCTCTATCTGACCATGTCGCACAAATCGGAATGCAACACCGGCGAACTGCGCGGCCGCCTGTCGCGTGCCGTCTTCGATCTCGTTTCCCGCAATGTGATGACCGAAATGCTCGAAGCCAGCATCCAGGAATGGGGCGACCAGACCAATTAG
- a CDS encoding PaaI family thioesterase, translating to MASFEPQNPDYVAEVRRRFAQQPYNLSIGAEVSDVKPGRVEVIVPTRADLVQHNGYFHGGLIAGLADIAGGFAGWSLVAADQGMLTIEYKLNIVAPGMGDQLRAVGEVVSRGRSIIVTRIDVFGMRNTETVLCATSLQTLKVMKLPPELLTSAA from the coding sequence ATGGCCTCGTTTGAACCGCAAAATCCCGATTACGTTGCCGAAGTGCGCCGGCGTTTCGCGCAGCAGCCCTACAATCTGTCGATCGGGGCGGAGGTTTCTGATGTCAAACCGGGCCGGGTCGAGGTGATCGTGCCAACGCGTGCTGATCTTGTTCAGCATAACGGCTATTTCCATGGCGGCTTGATCGCGGGTTTGGCCGATATCGCCGGCGGTTTCGCTGGCTGGAGCCTGGTCGCGGCCGATCAGGGCATGCTGACGATTGAATACAAACTCAACATCGTCGCACCGGGCATGGGCGATCAGTTGCGTGCGGTGGGCGAGGTGGTTTCACGTGGTCGGTCGATCATCGTCACCCGCATCGATGTCTTTGGTATGAGGAATACCGAAACGGTCCTCTGTGCGACCTCGCTTCAGACGCTCAAGGTGATGAAGCTTCCGCCGGAATTACTCACCAGCGCCGCATAA
- a CDS encoding isovaleryl-CoA dehydrogenase, whose protein sequence is MAFFDFPGLKFDLGETAEAIRETVSSFAEAEIAPRAAEIDATNQFPNDLWRKFGDLGLLGMTVSEEDGGTGLGYLEHVIAMEEISRASASVALSYGAHSNLCVNQIKRNATPEQKAKYLPKLISGEHIGALAMSEPGAGSDVVSMKLKAEKKGDRFILNGNKMWITNGPDAHTLVVYAKTDPDAGPKGITAFIIEKTFKGFSTAQKLDKLGMRGSNTCELVFQDCEVPEENILGQLNGGVRVLMSGLDYERAVLAAGPTGIMRACMDVVVPYIHERKQFGKAIGEFQLMQGKIADMYTTMNACRAYVYEVAKACDRGETSRKDAAGVILYAAEKATWMALEAIQTLGGNGYINEYPTGRLLRDAKLYEIGAGTSEIRRMLIGRELFGETA, encoded by the coding sequence ATGGCATTTTTCGACTTTCCCGGACTGAAATTCGATCTTGGCGAAACTGCCGAGGCAATTCGCGAAACCGTCTCGTCATTTGCCGAGGCCGAAATCGCCCCGCGCGCCGCCGAGATTGATGCAACCAACCAGTTCCCGAACGACCTTTGGCGCAAATTCGGTGATCTTGGCCTGCTGGGCATGACCGTGTCCGAAGAAGATGGCGGTACCGGCCTTGGATACCTTGAACATGTGATCGCCATGGAAGAAATCAGCCGTGCTTCGGCGTCGGTGGCCCTTTCTTATGGCGCGCATTCCAACCTGTGCGTCAACCAGATCAAACGCAACGCCACGCCCGAGCAAAAGGCCAAATACCTGCCCAAACTGATCAGTGGCGAGCATATCGGGGCGCTGGCGATGAGCGAGCCGGGCGCAGGCTCAGACGTCGTGTCGATGAAGCTTAAGGCCGAAAAAAAGGGGGATCGCTTTATCCTTAATGGCAACAAGATGTGGATCACCAACGGCCCGGATGCCCATACGCTGGTGGTTTATGCCAAAACCGATCCCGATGCCGGGCCCAAGGGCATTACCGCCTTTATCATTGAAAAGACGTTCAAGGGTTTCTCCACGGCGCAAAAGCTCGACAAACTGGGCATGCGTGGCTCCAACACCTGCGAACTCGTGTTCCAGGATTGCGAAGTGCCCGAGGAAAACATTCTGGGCCAACTCAATGGCGGTGTGCGTGTTTTGATGAGCGGCCTTGATTATGAACGTGCGGTTCTGGCCGCAGGCCCAACCGGCATCATGCGCGCCTGCATGGATGTGGTCGTGCCCTATATTCATGAACGCAAACAGTTCGGTAAGGCGATTGGCGAGTTCCAGCTGATGCAGGGCAAGATCGCCGATATGTACACCACAATGAATGCCTGTCGCGCCTATGTTTACGAAGTCGCCAAGGCGTGCGATCGCGGGGAAACCTCGCGCAAGGATGCGGCGGGTGTGATCCTCTATGCCGCAGAAAAGGCAACCTGGATGGCGCTGGAAGCCATTCAGACGCTGGGCGGCAATGGCTATATCAATGAGTATCCGACCGGCCGGTTGCTGCGTGATGCCAAGCTGTATGAAATCGGCGCAGGCACCAGCGAAATTCGCCGCATGCTGATTGGCCGCGAACTGTTTGGCGAAACCGCCTGA
- a CDS encoding acetyl-CoA C-acyltransferase: protein MSTSDPIVIVSCARTAMGGLQGDFASVTAAELGGVAIKAALERGGISADDIDEVIMGNVLPAGQGQAPARQAAWHAGIPRAAGATTINKMCGSGMKAVMFAHDTLVAGGANVMVVGGMESMTNAPFLLPKMRSGHKYGHDMVYDHMALDGLEDAYDKGRSMGTFAEATAEKYGFTRKEQDDYAITSLTRAQNAATSGHFADEITPVTFNTRKGEVTIDADEQPPKARPEKIPTLRPAFAKDGTVTAAHSASISDGAAALVMMRASEAEKRGLKPLAKIVGQSTHAQEPCWFTTAPIDAIKKVLGKTGWSKDDVDLWEINEAFAVVAMAAIRDLELDHGKVNVHGGACALGHPIGATGARLLVTLIHALKTHGGTKGVASLCIGGGEATAVAIELL, encoded by the coding sequence ATGAGCACTTCTGATCCGATCGTCATTGTTTCCTGTGCCCGCACCGCGATGGGCGGTCTGCAGGGGGATTTTGCCAGCGTGACTGCCGCCGAGCTGGGCGGTGTTGCAATCAAGGCAGCGCTTGAGCGCGGCGGTATTAGCGCCGATGATATTGATGAAGTCATCATGGGCAATGTCCTTCCCGCCGGTCAGGGGCAGGCACCGGCGCGTCAGGCCGCCTGGCATGCCGGCATCCCGCGTGCGGCGGGGGCGACCACGATCAACAAGATGTGCGGATCGGGCATGAAGGCCGTGATGTTTGCCCATGATACGCTGGTCGCCGGTGGCGCCAATGTCATGGTGGTGGGCGGCATGGAAAGCATGACCAATGCGCCGTTCCTGCTTCCGAAAATGCGGTCGGGCCACAAATACGGTCATGACATGGTCTATGACCACATGGCGCTCGATGGGCTTGAAGATGCCTATGACAAGGGCCGTTCGATGGGCACCTTTGCCGAGGCAACCGCCGAGAAATACGGCTTCACCCGCAAAGAGCAGGATGACTATGCCATTACCTCGCTGACGCGGGCGCAAAATGCCGCCACGTCCGGCCATTTTGCCGATGAGATTACCCCGGTGACCTTTAACACCCGCAAGGGCGAGGTCACGATTGATGCCGACGAACAGCCACCCAAGGCGAGGCCTGAAAAAATCCCGACCCTGCGCCCGGCCTTCGCCAAGGACGGTACGGTAACCGCCGCCCATTCGGCATCGATTTCCGATGGCGCTGCGGCCCTTGTGATGATGCGCGCGTCGGAAGCCGAAAAGCGCGGGCTAAAGCCGCTTGCCAAGATCGTTGGTCAGTCGACCCACGCCCAGGAACCCTGCTGGTTCACGACCGCCCCGATTGATGCGATCAAAAAGGTGCTGGGCAAAACCGGCTGGTCCAAGGACGATGTCGATCTGTGGGAAATCAACGAAGCCTTTGCCGTGGTCGCCATGGCTGCGATCCGTGATCTGGAACTTGATCACGGCAAGGTCAATGTCCATGGCGGGGCCTGCGCACTCGGTCATCCGATTGGTGCGACCGGGGCGCGGTTGCTCGTAACCCTGATCCATGCGCTTAAAACCCATGGCGGGACCAAGGGTGTGGCGTCGCTTTGCATTGGTGGCGGTGAGGCCACGGCGGTCGCCATCGAGCTGCTTTAA
- a CDS encoding sodium-dependent bicarbonate transport family permease has translation MQDVLSLAAQNLLSPIVLFFVLGVGAALARSDLTIPEAVAKGISLYLLFAIGFKGGVAVSNNGIDLTLGMTLMAGVILSFVLPFIAFALLRWISQLSRTDAAAVAGHYGSISIVTFVAATSVLQSSGIVAEGYMVAVAAAMEAPAIFSALLLVSSGGKGRMDGALIREILLNGSIVLLVGSFFIGWITGAEGMAKIEALIVSPFQGVLCLFLLDMGLVAGRGLKQGRAVLRPGPLVFGMLMPVIGSCLGLAFALIIGLSLGGAVLLMVLAASASYIAVPAAMRVALPEANPSVYLTLSLGVTFPFNLTLGIPLYLAMASAVHGG, from the coding sequence ATGCAAGATGTGTTGAGCCTGGCGGCGCAAAATCTTCTGTCGCCCATCGTTCTTTTCTTTGTTCTGGGGGTGGGGGCTGCCCTTGCGCGATCGGATCTGACGATCCCGGAAGCCGTCGCCAAAGGCATTTCGCTTTATCTTCTGTTTGCCATTGGCTTCAAGGGTGGGGTGGCGGTCTCAAATAACGGGATCGACCTGACACTTGGCATGACCCTGATGGCCGGCGTGATCCTGTCCTTTGTCTTGCCCTTCATTGCCTTTGCCTTGCTGCGCTGGATATCGCAACTGAGCAGAACGGATGCCGCTGCGGTGGCAGGGCATTATGGCTCGATCTCGATCGTGACCTTTGTCGCGGCAACCTCGGTCCTGCAAAGTTCGGGCATTGTTGCTGAGGGTTACATGGTTGCGGTGGCTGCCGCGATGGAGGCACCTGCCATCTTCTCGGCCCTGTTGCTGGTGTCATCGGGTGGCAAGGGTCGGATGGATGGCGCGTTGATCCGTGAAATCCTGCTTAATGGTTCCATTGTCCTGCTGGTCGGCAGTTTCTTTATTGGCTGGATCACCGGTGCCGAGGGCATGGCCAAGATCGAAGCCCTGATTGTTTCGCCCTTCCAGGGAGTTCTTTGCCTGTTCCTGCTGGATATGGGGCTGGTTGCCGGGCGTGGCCTGAAACAGGGGCGTGCGGTGTTGCGTCCGGGGCCGCTTGTTTTCGGGATGTTGATGCCAGTGATCGGTTCGTGCCTTGGACTGGCGTTTGCGCTGATAATCGGGCTGTCACTTGGTGGGGCGGTGCTGTTGATGGTTCTGGCCGCCTCGGCAAGTTATATCGCGGTGCCCGCGGCCATGCGTGTTGCCCTGCCAGAGGCCAATCCGTCGGTCTATCTTACGCTGTCGCTTGGCGTGACGTTCCCCTTCAACCTGACGCTTGGCATTCCGCTTTATCTTGCGATGGCCAGCGCCGTTCACGGAGGTTAA
- a CDS encoding P-II family nitrogen regulator, with protein MEKHDAKRVAIIIEAIMESRLRQALEGAGVTGFSVLPVLGGSGRSGSWSRDDTVSRGGGMVQVICIIRPEKLDRMLEAAFEVVDRHIGVVTISDCQVLRADRF; from the coding sequence ATGGAAAAGCATGATGCCAAACGCGTGGCGATCATTATCGAAGCCATTATGGAAAGCCGCCTGCGTCAGGCGCTTGAGGGGGCGGGGGTTACCGGCTTTTCCGTGCTGCCAGTACTTGGCGGATCGGGGCGGTCAGGCAGCTGGAGCCGCGATGATACCGTGTCGCGCGGCGGCGGCATGGTTCAGGTGATCTGCATCATCCGCCCGGAGAAGCTTGACCGGATGCTTGAGGCCGCGTTCGAGGTGGTGGATCGTCATATCGGTGTTGTCACCATCAGTGACTGTCAGGTGCTGCGCGCGGATCGTTTCTAG
- a CDS encoding carbonic anhydrase translates to MSKPTVDRMLAGFKSFKAMYYDQRPERVEDLVNMGQRPEVLLIACSDSRVDPAILTNAEPGEMFVIRNVANLVPPYEPDENYHGTSSAIEFAVRDLKVRDIVILGHSACGGMEALVEHGEAGKVPDRDFIGEWVSISKCCLEHGPDVDKVSRHSIRNSLQNLMSFPFIKERVEAGDLKLHGWWYGMKEGILWRFDAAQDKFVQGEE, encoded by the coding sequence ATGTCAAAGCCAACCGTTGATCGGATGCTTGCCGGGTTCAAGAGCTTTAAGGCGATGTATTATGATCAGCGCCCGGAACGCGTCGAGGACCTGGTCAATATGGGCCAGCGACCGGAAGTTCTTCTGATTGCCTGTTCTGATTCCCGCGTTGATCCCGCCATCCTGACCAATGCCGAACCGGGCGAGATGTTTGTCATCCGTAACGTGGCAAACCTTGTTCCGCCCTATGAGCCCGATGAGAATTACCACGGGACGTCGTCGGCGATCGAATTTGCGGTGCGTGATCTGAAGGTCAGGGACATCGTCATTCTGGGCCATTCGGCGTGCGGTGGCATGGAGGCTCTGGTCGAGCACGGCGAAGCGGGCAAGGTGCCGGACCGCGACTTTATCGGCGAGTGGGTCAGCATTTCGAAATGCTGTCTCGAACATGGCCCGGATGTCGACAAGGTATCGCGTCATTCGATCCGTAACTCGCTGCAAAACCTGATGTCGTTCCCGTTCATCAAGGAACGGGTCGAGGCCGGAGACCTCAAGCTGCATGGCTGGTGGTACGGCATGAAAGAAGGGATCCTGTGGCGCTTTGATGCCGCGCAGGACAAATTTGTTCAGGGCGAAGAGTAA
- a CDS encoding acyl-CoA dehydrogenase — MRLEEHQIMVRDTAREFAENELKPNAAKWDIHHTFPAEAIAGLGELGFLGMLVPDEYGGAGMDHVAYALALEEIAAGDGATSTIMSVHNSVGCMPILKFGTEAQKQEFLIPMARGEKIGAFCLTEPQAGSDASALRTRAVRDGDHWVLNGAKQFITSGSEGDVAIVFAVTDPDAGKRGISAFIVPTDTPGYVVSRVEEKLGQNASDTCQITFVECRVPAENMLGEEGQGYKIALANLEGGRIGIAAQSVGMARAAFEAAKDYANERETFGKKIIEHQAVAFRLADMATKIDAARLLVHRAAELRDDHKPCLTEACMAKMFASEIAEEVCSSAIQIHGGYGYLKDFPVERIYRDVRVCQIYEGTSDIQRMVIARALAD, encoded by the coding sequence ATGCGGTTGGAAGAACATCAGATCATGGTGCGCGATACCGCGCGCGAGTTCGCCGAAAACGAACTCAAACCCAATGCCGCAAAATGGGACATCCACCATACCTTCCCGGCTGAGGCGATTGCAGGCCTCGGCGAGTTGGGCTTTTTGGGCATGCTGGTGCCTGACGAGTATGGCGGGGCGGGCATGGATCATGTCGCCTATGCCTTGGCACTTGAAGAAATTGCTGCTGGTGACGGGGCGACCTCGACCATCATGTCGGTGCATAACTCTGTCGGCTGCATGCCGATCCTGAAATTCGGGACAGAGGCACAAAAGCAAGAATTTCTGATCCCGATGGCGCGCGGTGAAAAGATCGGGGCGTTCTGCCTGACCGAACCGCAGGCCGGATCGGATGCCAGTGCGCTGCGTACGCGCGCGGTCCGCGATGGAGATCATTGGGTTCTGAATGGCGCCAAGCAATTTATCACATCAGGGTCCGAGGGCGATGTCGCCATCGTCTTTGCCGTCACCGATCCGGATGCCGGAAAGCGCGGTATTTCGGCCTTTATCGTGCCGACCGATACGCCGGGATATGTTGTTTCCCGGGTTGAGGAGAAGCTTGGTCAGAATGCCTCTGACACCTGTCAGATCACCTTTGTTGAATGCCGGGTACCCGCCGAGAATATGCTGGGCGAGGAAGGGCAGGGCTACAAAATCGCGCTGGCCAATCTTGAAGGCGGGCGCATCGGCATTGCCGCCCAGTCTGTCGGCATGGCGCGCGCCGCGTTCGAGGCCGCCAAGGATTACGCCAATGAGCGCGAAACATTCGGCAAAAAGATCATCGAACATCAGGCGGTGGCGTTTCGCCTTGCCGATATGGCGACCAAGATCGATGCGGCGCGTCTGCTGGTTCACCGTGCCGCCGAACTGCGCGACGATCACAAGCCGTGTCTGACCGAGGCCTGCATGGCGAAAATGTTTGCCTCTGAAATTGCCGAAGAAGTGTGCTCAAGCGCCATTCAGATCCATGGCGGATACGGTTACCTCAAAGACTTCCCGGTCGAGCGCATTTATCGCGATGTGCGGGTGTGCCAGATCTATGAAGGCACGTCTGATATCCAGCGGATGGTGATTGCCCGGGCATTGGCGGATTGA
- a CDS encoding type II toxin-antitoxin system HipA family toxin has translation MPRKAKHAPLNVYLNNRLVGMLSKQPSGAIKFVYDENWLNWEHTFPISLSLPLREDAYRGEAVVAVFENLLPDSDLLRKRVAEKVGARGIDAYSLLKIIGRDCVGALQFMPDEAPPGTDSTTIDGEAVSEQEIEKILNNLTQAPLGLQPDDDFRISVAGAQQKTAFLHHEGRWLKPKGTTPTTHLFKTQIGHLPEGIDLTNSVENEFYCLQLFKAFGLPVNNAQIKIFGNTKALVIERFDRRWTKDGRLIRLPQEDCCQSLSIPPTMKYQNQGGPGIVDILAFLKGSDNPISDQIRFLKAQILFWLIGATDGHAKNFSVFLGAGGGYSLTPFYDILTTQPCLDANQITRRQMKLAMSVGNSRHYRIDQIYARHFIQTSDLAGLPRHVIQEIIEQLIETAPKAISELENTLPDDFPDEIHTSIHRAMSRRLDSLKRPTGM, from the coding sequence GTGCCACGGAAAGCCAAACATGCACCGCTAAACGTCTATCTAAATAACCGTTTGGTCGGGATGCTAAGCAAACAACCAAGTGGAGCTATCAAATTCGTATATGATGAAAACTGGCTAAACTGGGAACATACTTTTCCTATATCGCTGTCCCTACCACTTCGGGAGGATGCCTATCGCGGTGAAGCCGTCGTCGCCGTGTTCGAAAACCTGCTGCCTGATTCAGACCTTCTACGCAAACGCGTTGCTGAAAAAGTTGGGGCACGCGGCATTGATGCCTACAGCCTACTTAAAATCATTGGGCGCGATTGCGTCGGTGCCCTTCAATTTATGCCCGATGAAGCCCCACCAGGCACAGACAGCACCACAATTGATGGAGAAGCTGTTTCCGAACAGGAAATTGAAAAAATTCTCAACAATCTGACTCAAGCCCCACTAGGACTTCAACCCGACGACGATTTCCGAATTTCAGTAGCTGGTGCGCAGCAAAAGACCGCTTTTCTTCACCACGAGGGACGATGGCTAAAACCAAAGGGCACAACCCCAACAACACATCTTTTCAAAACTCAAATCGGGCATCTACCAGAGGGCATTGACCTAACGAACAGTGTTGAAAACGAGTTTTATTGCCTCCAGCTTTTCAAAGCTTTTGGCCTTCCGGTTAACAATGCGCAAATCAAAATCTTTGGCAATACCAAAGCGCTTGTAATCGAAAGGTTTGATAGACGCTGGACAAAAGACGGGCGTCTAATTCGCTTGCCCCAGGAAGACTGCTGCCAAAGCCTCTCAATCCCGCCCACAATGAAATATCAAAATCAGGGTGGCCCCGGCATCGTTGACATTCTTGCTTTCCTTAAAGGAAGCGACAATCCAATCAGCGATCAAATACGCTTCCTTAAGGCGCAGATCCTTTTCTGGCTAATTGGCGCAACCGATGGTCACGCCAAGAATTTCAGTGTCTTCTTGGGGGCCGGTGGCGGTTATTCACTCACACCATTCTATGACATACTCACGACACAGCCTTGCCTGGACGCAAACCAAATAACGCGACGCCAGATGAAACTGGCGATGTCTGTTGGCAATAGTCGCCATTACCGGATTGACCAAATTTACGCGCGTCACTTTATTCAAACATCAGACTTGGCAGGATTGCCGCGACACGTCATTCAAGAAATAATTGAACAACTTATAGAAACCGCACCCAAAGCCATTTCAGAACTTGAAAATACGCTGCCTGACGACTTCCCAGACGAAATTCACACTTCTATTCACAGGGCAATGAGTCGACGATTAGACAGCCTCAAACGACCAACCGGGATGTAA
- a CDS encoding helix-turn-helix domain-containing protein produces the protein MEHSFVMNDLARTPKQIGNTIRRARKARGWSQTVLGQKSNLRQETISLIETGNPSARMDTILTVLAALDLELRIHTRSQSSSSDIEEIF, from the coding sequence ATGGAACATAGTTTTGTCATGAACGACTTAGCACGCACACCAAAACAGATCGGCAACACCATTCGCCGTGCGCGTAAAGCCCGCGGCTGGAGCCAAACTGTACTTGGCCAGAAATCGAACCTGAGGCAGGAAACGATTTCTCTCATCGAGACTGGCAATCCCTCCGCACGGATGGATACAATTCTAACCGTCCTTGCCGCACTTGACCTAGAACTTAGAATTCATACCCGATCTCAGAGCTCATCATCCGATATCGAGGAGATATTCTAG
- the pspF gene encoding phage shock protein operon transcriptional activator — MDSLQPILGEDPVFLAALEHVSRLAPIERPCLVIGERGSGKELIAARLHYLSRRWGGPLVKVNCAALTESLLDTELFGHEAGAFTGATKRHVGRFERAHGGTIILDEIATASPVVQEKLLRVVEYGEIERVGGSEVIEVDTRVIGVTNENLRELAKTNKFRADLLDRLAFDVIAVPPLRQRSDDILLLAEQFALEMTKRLGRSVFPGFSRHAAEQLLRHSWPGNIRELRNAVERSIYLSEDDETPLAHITLDPFDGIWSETDRDTPTPALEVATPEPDTTIDFKTQVANFEIKLLEQALRQNANNQTEAAKALDLNYHQFRRLLEKHGLLPSK; from the coding sequence ATGGATAGTTTGCAACCGATTTTGGGCGAAGACCCCGTTTTTCTGGCCGCCCTTGAACATGTTTCACGTCTGGCGCCGATTGAACGCCCGTGTCTGGTGATTGGCGAACGCGGCTCGGGCAAGGAACTGATTGCCGCCCGCCTGCACTATCTGTCGCGCCGCTGGGGCGGACCGCTGGTCAAGGTCAATTGCGCAGCACTTACCGAAAGCCTTCTTGATACCGAACTTTTCGGCCACGAGGCCGGCGCGTTTACGGGCGCGACCAAACGCCATGTCGGTCGGTTCGAACGCGCGCATGGTGGCACCATCATCCTCGATGAAATCGCCACCGCCAGCCCGGTGGTGCAGGAAAAGCTTCTGCGGGTTGTCGAGTATGGCGAGATCGAACGCGTCGGCGGGTCTGAGGTGATCGAAGTCGATACACGCGTCATTGGTGTGACAAATGAAAATCTCCGCGAACTGGCCAAAACCAACAAGTTCCGCGCCGATTTGCTTGATCGTCTGGCCTTTGACGTCATCGCCGTGCCACCACTGCGCCAACGGTCTGATGATATCCTCTTGCTCGCCGAACAATTCGCGCTCGAGATGACCAAACGCCTGGGCCGCAGCGTCTTTCCGGGCTTTTCCCGACATGCCGCCGAACAATTGCTTCGCCATTCCTGGCCCGGCAATATCCGCGAATTGCGCAATGCGGTTGAACGCAGCATTTACCTGTCCGAAGACGACGAAACCCCGCTCGCCCACATCACCCTTGATCCGTTTGATGGCATCTGGTCAGAAACCGACCGGGACACGCCAACACCTGCGCTAGAGGTCGCCACACCGGAACCAGACACAACTATCGACTTCAAAACACAGGTCGCCAATTTCGAGATCAAACTGCTTGAACAGGCGCTTAGGCAAAACGCCAACAACCAGACCGAGGCCGCCAAGGCGCTTGATCTGAACTATCACCAATTCCGCAGGTTACTGGAAAAGCACGGACTTCTGCCAAGCAAATAA
- the pspA gene encoding phage shock protein PspA — MGVFSRLSDIVNANINSLLDRAEDPEKMVRLMIQEMEDTLVEVRSAAVKAIADKKEVERKLKKLHDGQVEWDTKAEFAVSKGRDDLAKGALMARRRLADQSLVLERELEVIEETLGKYDEDLNKLQNKLNEAKAKQRTVEIRMQTAEKRVKMKEKLHSGQIDEALLRYEQMERRIDELEASADSWDLGRGHSLEEQFEDLEAELGIEDDLKELKARVKSDANKDK; from the coding sequence ATGGGCGTGTTTTCGCGTTTGTCCGATATCGTAAATGCCAACATCAACTCGCTTCTGGATCGTGCCGAAGATCCGGAGAAAATGGTGCGGTTGATGATCCAGGAAATGGAAGACACCCTGGTTGAAGTTCGTTCCGCCGCCGTCAAGGCGATTGCCGACAAGAAGGAAGTTGAGCGCAAGCTTAAAAAACTTCATGACGGTCAGGTCGAATGGGATACCAAGGCAGAGTTTGCCGTTTCCAAAGGCCGTGATGATCTGGCCAAGGGTGCGCTGATGGCGCGCCGTCGTCTGGCCGATCAGAGCCTTGTGCTTGAGCGTGAACTGGAAGTGATTGAAGAGACCCTTGGCAAATATGACGAGGACCTGAATAAGCTTCAGAACAAGCTTAATGAAGCCAAGGCCAAACAGCGGACGGTTGAAATCCGCATGCAGACGGCAGAAAAGCGTGTCAAAATGAAAGAAAAGCTGCATTCCGGTCAGATCGACGAAGCGCTTCTGCGCTATGAGCAGATGGAACGCCGGATTGACGAACTTGAAGCAAGTGCGGACTCCTGGGACCTTGGTCGCGGGCATAGCCTTGAAGAACAGTTCGAAGACCTTGAGGCCGAACTCGGGATCGAGGATGATCTTAAGGAACTGAAAGCACGCGTGAAGAGCGACGCGAACAAAGACAAGTAA
- the pspB gene encoding envelope stress response membrane protein PspB, whose protein sequence is MSSMWAIAVPLIVLIAVVGPVWVVFHYITVWKRMKAEQRPQSPEQTAREKEAVAGLKQRAERLETRVETLERLLDAEVAEWRNRI, encoded by the coding sequence ATGTCGAGTATGTGGGCGATTGCCGTACCCCTTATCGTTTTAATAGCCGTTGTGGGCCCGGTTTGGGTGGTGTTTCATTACATCACGGTTTGGAAACGCATGAAGGCGGAGCAACGCCCGCAAAGCCCGGAACAGACAGCCCGCGAAAAGGAAGCGGTGGCGGGTCTGAAACAACGGGCAGAACGACTCGAAACGCGTGTTGAAACACTTGAACGCCTGTTAGATGCCGAGGTTGCCGAATGGAGGAACAGGATATGA